The following coding sequences are from one Natrarchaeobaculum sulfurireducens window:
- a CDS encoding Sjogren's syndrome/scleroderma autoantigen 1 family protein — protein sequence MSDSDAGDDEGIDKEALREELREKYERDEREREATQRMSDLLLKGATMTNAHCGTCGDPLFQQNGTTFCPGCHGGPEAVEGTGLEDATDDGASDQGTPDAGKPGTDAEPSLADEPAPSPDRPSEDGPTGPVDRRQRAPDPDSDATADVERVSSTGSSPTRNDRQPVRPKPRAASTSEFETARDSLQRALEKFAAEAASTDDPRYARECLEAAREASETLSTLR from the coding sequence ATGAGCGATAGCGACGCAGGCGACGACGAAGGGATCGACAAGGAGGCCCTGCGCGAGGAACTCCGCGAGAAGTACGAGCGCGACGAGCGCGAGCGTGAGGCCACCCAGCGGATGAGCGACCTCCTGCTCAAAGGGGCCACGATGACCAACGCCCACTGTGGGACCTGCGGGGATCCGTTGTTCCAGCAGAACGGGACGACGTTCTGTCCGGGCTGTCACGGTGGCCCGGAGGCCGTCGAGGGAACGGGGCTCGAGGACGCCACTGACGATGGAGCGAGCGATCAGGGGACGCCCGACGCCGGGAAGCCCGGAACCGACGCCGAGCCGTCTCTCGCCGACGAGCCCGCGCCGTCGCCCGACCGCCCGTCCGAGGACGGACCCACCGGCCCCGTCGACCGACGACAGCGTGCACCCGACCCCGACTCTGACGCCACGGCCGACGTCGAACGGGTCAGTTCAACCGGCTCCAGTCCAACGAGAAACGACCGGCAGCCGGTCCGACCGAAACCGCGTGCGGCCTCGACCAGCGAGTTCGAGACGGCCCGCGACTCCCTCCAGCGAGCCCTCGAGAAGTTCGCCGCCGAGGCGGCCAGCACGGACGACCCACGCTACGCCAGGGAGTGTCTCGAGGCCGCCCGCGAGGCGAGCGAGACGCTAAGTACGCTTCGATAA